In Excalfactoria chinensis isolate bCotChi1 chromosome 3, bCotChi1.hap2, whole genome shotgun sequence, one DNA window encodes the following:
- the ACBD3 gene encoding Golgi resident protein GCP60 isoform X2, which translates to MAAALSAERLEVSVDGLTLSPNAEAPPCEARPGHGDSAAGRNRAGPGCQSQVEAGGEEAAAALSPERRWGFALEELYGLALRFFKEKDGKAFHPTYEEKLRLVALHKQVLLGPYNPDTCPEVGFFDVLGNDRRKEWAALGNMSKQEAMTEFVKLLNRCCHLFSTYVTSHKIEKEEQEKKREEEERRRREEEELERLQREEEKRRQEEEERLRREEEERRRIEEERLRMEQQKQQIMAALNSQTAMQFQQYAAQQYPGNYEQQQILIRQLQEQHYQQYMQQLYQVQLAQQQAALQKQQEAVVAAAGTPLTTASKVNVPAQGEMPSINGQASAHTDNPEKELDPEALEEALENGPKDSVPVIAAPSMWTRPQIKDFKEKIRQDADSVITVGRGEVVTVRVPTHEEGSYLFWEFATDNYDIGFGVYFEWTDSPNTAVSVHVSESSDDEDEEEENASSEEKAKKNANKPQLDEIVPVYRRDCHEEVYAGSHQYPGRGVYLLKFDNSYSLWRSKTVYYRVYYTR; encoded by the exons ATGGCGGCGGCGCTGAGCGCGGAGCGGCTGGAGGTGTCGGTGGACGGGCTGACGCTGAGTCCCAACGCCGAGGCGCCGCCCTGCGAAGCGCGGCCCGGACACGGGGATTCGGCCGCGGGGCGGAACCGAGCGGGCCCCGGCTGCCAGAGTCAGGTGGAGGCCGGcggggaggaggcggcggcggcgctgagCCCGGAGCGGCGCTGGGGCTTCGCGCTGGAGGAGCTGTATGGGCTGGCACTGCGCTTCTTCAAGG aaaaagatggcaaagCCTTTCATCCaacatatgaagaaaaactCAGACTTGTGGCGCTGCACAAGCAGGTTCTGCTGGGACCTTACAACCCTGATACTTGCCCTGAAGTTGGGTTCTTTGATGTGCTGGGGAATGATAGAAG GAAGGAATGGGCTGCCCTTGGAAACATGTCAAAGCAAGAAGCTATGACAGAATTTGTTAAGCTCCTAAATAGGTGCTGCCACTTGTTCTCAACATACGTTACTTCTCACaagatagaaaaagaagaacaagaaaagaaaag agaggaggaagaacgAAGGCGCCGTGAAGAAGAGGAGCTTGAGCGGTtacagagagaagaagaaaaacgcaggcaggaggaagaagagaggctgagaagggaagaagaggagaggaggagaattGAGGAAGAGCGGCTTCGGATGGAACAGCAAAA GCAACAGATCATGGCAGCACTGAACTCCCAGACTGCCATGCAGTTCCAGCAGTATGCTGCTCAGCAGTATCCCGGCAACTATGAACAGCAGCAGATCCTCATTCGACAGCTCCAAGAGCAGCACTATCAGCAATACATGCAGCAGTTGTATCAAGTCCAGCTTGCGCAGCAGCAG GCAGCCttgcagaaacagcaggaggcggttgtggcagcagcagggacacctctgACTACTGCATCCAAGGTGAATGTACCAGCCCAAGGGGAGATGCCATCTATTAATGGGCAAGCCAGTGCACACACAGACAACCCTGAAAAAGAGCTGGATCCGGAGGCTTTGGAAGAAGCATTGGAGAATGGACCAAAAG ATTCTGTTCCGGTGATAGCTGCTCCATCCATGTGGACGCGACCCCAGAtaaaagacttcaaagaaaaaatccGTCAGGATGCAGACTCTGTGATCACGGTGGGCCGAGGGGAAGTGGTTACAGTTAGAGTACCAACTCATGAAGAGGGGTCTTACCTCTTTTGGGAGTTCGCTACAGACAATTATGACATTGGTTTTGGGGTGTATTTTGAATGGACAGACTCCCCTAATACTGCAGTGAGTGTGCATGTCAGCGAATCCAGTGATGATGAGGATGAAGAGGAAG AAAATGCTAGCAGcgaagaaaaagccaaaaagaatGCCAACAAGCCTCAGCTAGATGAAATAGTGCCTGTGTACAGACGAGACTGTCACGAAGAAGTGTATGCTGGCAGCCACCAGTACCCAGGGAGAGGAGTTTATCTCCTGAAATTTGACAACTCCTACTCTCTATGGCGGTCAAAAACAGTTTACTACAGAGTTTATTATACTAGATAA
- the ACBD3 gene encoding Golgi resident protein GCP60 isoform X1 — MAAALSAERLEVSVDGLTLSPNAEAPPCEARPGHGDSAAGRNRAGPGCQSQVEAGGEEAAAALSPERRWGFALEELYGLALRFFKEKDGKAFHPTYEEKLRLVALHKQVLLGPYNPDTCPEVGFFDVLGNDRRKEWAALGNMSKQEAMTEFVKLLNRCCHLFSTYVTSHKIEKEEQEKKRREEEERRRREEEELERLQREEEKRRQEEEERLRREEEERRRIEEERLRMEQQKQQIMAALNSQTAMQFQQYAAQQYPGNYEQQQILIRQLQEQHYQQYMQQLYQVQLAQQQAALQKQQEAVVAAAGTPLTTASKVNVPAQGEMPSINGQASAHTDNPEKELDPEALEEALENGPKDSVPVIAAPSMWTRPQIKDFKEKIRQDADSVITVGRGEVVTVRVPTHEEGSYLFWEFATDNYDIGFGVYFEWTDSPNTAVSVHVSESSDDEDEEEENASSEEKAKKNANKPQLDEIVPVYRRDCHEEVYAGSHQYPGRGVYLLKFDNSYSLWRSKTVYYRVYYTR, encoded by the exons ATGGCGGCGGCGCTGAGCGCGGAGCGGCTGGAGGTGTCGGTGGACGGGCTGACGCTGAGTCCCAACGCCGAGGCGCCGCCCTGCGAAGCGCGGCCCGGACACGGGGATTCGGCCGCGGGGCGGAACCGAGCGGGCCCCGGCTGCCAGAGTCAGGTGGAGGCCGGcggggaggaggcggcggcggcgctgagCCCGGAGCGGCGCTGGGGCTTCGCGCTGGAGGAGCTGTATGGGCTGGCACTGCGCTTCTTCAAGG aaaaagatggcaaagCCTTTCATCCaacatatgaagaaaaactCAGACTTGTGGCGCTGCACAAGCAGGTTCTGCTGGGACCTTACAACCCTGATACTTGCCCTGAAGTTGGGTTCTTTGATGTGCTGGGGAATGATAGAAG GAAGGAATGGGCTGCCCTTGGAAACATGTCAAAGCAAGAAGCTATGACAGAATTTGTTAAGCTCCTAAATAGGTGCTGCCACTTGTTCTCAACATACGTTACTTCTCACaagatagaaaaagaagaacaagaaaagaaaag aagagaggaggaagaacgAAGGCGCCGTGAAGAAGAGGAGCTTGAGCGGTtacagagagaagaagaaaaacgcaggcaggaggaagaagagaggctgagaagggaagaagaggagaggaggagaattGAGGAAGAGCGGCTTCGGATGGAACAGCAAAA GCAACAGATCATGGCAGCACTGAACTCCCAGACTGCCATGCAGTTCCAGCAGTATGCTGCTCAGCAGTATCCCGGCAACTATGAACAGCAGCAGATCCTCATTCGACAGCTCCAAGAGCAGCACTATCAGCAATACATGCAGCAGTTGTATCAAGTCCAGCTTGCGCAGCAGCAG GCAGCCttgcagaaacagcaggaggcggttgtggcagcagcagggacacctctgACTACTGCATCCAAGGTGAATGTACCAGCCCAAGGGGAGATGCCATCTATTAATGGGCAAGCCAGTGCACACACAGACAACCCTGAAAAAGAGCTGGATCCGGAGGCTTTGGAAGAAGCATTGGAGAATGGACCAAAAG ATTCTGTTCCGGTGATAGCTGCTCCATCCATGTGGACGCGACCCCAGAtaaaagacttcaaagaaaaaatccGTCAGGATGCAGACTCTGTGATCACGGTGGGCCGAGGGGAAGTGGTTACAGTTAGAGTACCAACTCATGAAGAGGGGTCTTACCTCTTTTGGGAGTTCGCTACAGACAATTATGACATTGGTTTTGGGGTGTATTTTGAATGGACAGACTCCCCTAATACTGCAGTGAGTGTGCATGTCAGCGAATCCAGTGATGATGAGGATGAAGAGGAAG AAAATGCTAGCAGcgaagaaaaagccaaaaagaatGCCAACAAGCCTCAGCTAGATGAAATAGTGCCTGTGTACAGACGAGACTGTCACGAAGAAGTGTATGCTGGCAGCCACCAGTACCCAGGGAGAGGAGTTTATCTCCTGAAATTTGACAACTCCTACTCTCTATGGCGGTCAAAAACAGTTTACTACAGAGTTTATTATACTAGATAA